The sequence CCATCGGGCGGCTGACCTCCATCATCAGGGGGCGCGCGGTCCAGCAGGTGATGATCGCGTAGACGCCGGCGACCGCGGTGTAGAACGCCGGCCGGACCAGGATGAACCTGGGGTCGGTGCTGACCGTCACCAGCGCCACGCTCATCGCCACCTCGACGAGCACCAGCAGCGCGAACCCGTCGATCCGGCGCCGCCGCGACAGCAGCGGCACGGCGCCCAGCCCCAGCGCGACCGTGCCGGCGACGATCGCCCAGGTGTCGGAGGCGCCGGCATAGGCGGCGACCAGCGTCACGGCCCCGGCGAGCGCCGCGACCGCCACGCCCGCGAGCACCCGGGATCGCCGTCCCGCGCCCTCGGCGTCCCGGACCTCGCCCGTCACCGACTTGGCCGCCACCGCGAAGCCGCCGACGGTCAGCCGGACCGCGGCCGAGCGGCCGGTCGGCGCGAGTGCCGCGTAGACCACGGTCGGCAGCAGGAGGTCGACCACGATGTCGACCAGGCTGAACGCCAGGATGCGGGCCTTGACCGCCACGCTCCCACCGGAGGCCGCGCCGTCCGCCGTCGCGGCCGGCGACGGGCTGTCCCCTGGCAACCGGCCGTCTTCTGGGGAGCCAGGGCTCTCGGAGTGAATCTCGACCTCCACAAACGTCATCGCCACGCCCGATCCGTCCCCCCGACGGAAAGATATCTTAGGAGCTAAGACGTTTTATCATGGGGTATGGCGACCGAACCACCCCAGACGCCGGAGGCCGGCGAGCTGCTCGGACGCGAGTTCATCACGGCGGTGGTGATCTTCCACGAGAGCGTCGGTCGGCTGCTCGGCCTGACCGCGGTCGAGCGCAAGTGCCTCG is a genomic window of Pseudofrankia inefficax containing:
- a CDS encoding VC0807 family protein, with translation MTFVEVEIHSESPGSPEDGRLPGDSPSPAATADGAASGGSVAVKARILAFSLVDIVVDLLLPTVVYAALAPTGRSAAVRLTVGGFAVAAKSVTGEVRDAEGAGRRSRVLAGVAVAALAGAVTLVAAYAGASDTWAIVAGTVALGLGAVPLLSRRRRIDGFALLVLVEVAMSVALVTVSTDPRFILVRPAFYTAVAGVYAIITCWTARPLMMEVSRPMAAGGDPVRAAAFDRAWTTSGVFRRVEQAMTFGLGIVLLLEALLRVALVYSHSRSDLFHASVASQLPGLVLFVGYLVAIRLFAVPIASREVDAEVAHASAESLSSVSEEA